A single region of the Corticium candelabrum chromosome 15, ooCorCand1.1, whole genome shotgun sequence genome encodes:
- the LOC134191349 gene encoding putative histone-lysine N-methyltransferase PRDM6 produces the protein MEDMASSETSCTIAAGSVSDSVVSAETYLDVHHGGSNGNGSSSDEMEEMFSPSTIMHVLFGKLEIVPIDPQQIDLTRGPMATYFPKEVGLCESSIPGSSYGVFTLQVIPEGTWMGPFQGASVPIWQLTSGSKLEQMWEVYRDGQLYHYIDASQSPSTNWMKFIQSARHSGEQNMVVFQFQTSLFYKTTRDIEPGEELLVWYGEEEYIQCMGIPIGISDEVPTPKVPPTVPGAHTTGDASGTEQSLATTPNGAVTIEGVHLASEVTSTSGANRQGGESNHPDWNLWKCGQCFKSFTQRIMLQMHVCEGKAQLPFHCGHCNKVYSTSNELRSHVLSHTNDRPFKCGFCHRSFAGATTLANHMRTHTGEKPFRCPQCNKGFTQGTQLARHLRMPGECTGQAAGSMPATCVSL, from the exons ATGGAAGATATGGCAAGCTCAGAAACCAGCTGTACGATTGCTGCGGGCAGTGTGTCTGATTCAGTGGTTTCTGCGGAGACATATTTGGACGTCCATCATGGTGGAAGCAATGGGAATGGAAGTTCGAGTGATGAAATGGAAGAAATGTTTAGTCCATCAACAATCATGCATGTCTTGTTTGGAAAACTGGAAATTGTTCCTATTGATCCACAACAAATCGATCTGACTAGAG GTCCGATGGCTACCTACTTTCCCAAGGAAGTTGGCCTGTGTGAGTCGAGTATACCGGGGTCATCATACGGAGTTTTTACGTTACAAGTGATACCAGAGGGCACATGGATGGGACCATTTCAAGGAGCTTCGGTTCCGATCTGGCAACTCACATCAGGTAGCAAACTTGAACAGATGTGGGAG GTATATAGAGATGGCCAGTTGTATCACTACATCGATGCCAGCCAGTCGCCATCCACCAACTGGATGAAATTCATTCAATCGGCCAGGCATAGTGGCGAACAGAACATGGTCgtctttcagtttcagacCAGTCTGTTCTATAAAACTACGAGAGACATAGAACCAGGAGAAGAACTACTGGTTTGGTATGGAGAAGAAGAGTATATTCAGTGTATGGGCATTCCTATAGGTATATCTGATGAAGTCCCAACTCCTAAAG TGCCACCAACAGTAccaggtgctcacaccactGGAGATGCATCTGGAACCGAACAATCTCTTGCAACGACTCCCAATGGTGCTGTCACAATTGAAGGAGTCCATCTTGCATCGGAGGTCACCTCCACGTCGGGAGCCAACAGACAAGGTGGGGAGAGCAACCATCCCGACTGGAACCTCTGGAAGTGTGGCCAATGTTTCAAATCATTCACTCAACGGATCATGCTGCAAATGCACGTTTGTGAGGGAAAAGCACAGCTACCATTCCACTGTGGTCATTGCAATAAAGTCTACTCGACCAGCAACGAACTCAGAAGTCACGTACTATCGCATACCAATGACCGTCCATTCAAATGTGGGTTCTGCCACAGATCGTTTGCTGGAGCTACAACGCTGGCAAATCATATGAGAACGCACACGGGAGAGAAACCGTTTCGATGTCCGCAATGCAACAAGGGGTTCACACAGGGGACTCAGCTGGCCCGCCATTTGCGAATGCCTGGGGAGTGTACTGGACAGGCAGCAGGCAGTATGCCTGCTACATGTGTTTCACTGTAG